In Halarcobacter bivalviorum, a genomic segment contains:
- a CDS encoding ATP-binding protein — MKEKYIKSNSFITIAVSISIVLVLSLISYNFFMQNFESIEKEQNTKNIYSALDIMNKKLSYMEGIVNDYAKWDDTYNFLKDKNEEYIYENFREGTNTLGDIGLDFAIFINLENEIFYTSNVEKEAYKFDGAFIQNILEKFKGEEDLTTLFKSGSNNFYLIKKYVSNSDDTAPKNGFIYAGKLVSKPTLTSIKKVFHRVSLEDRVYKENDLVFDSKYLKNVSVKSLESKNCNCLENVIQLYDKNKNYVFSLITQSQRDLINKGKETILYYNIIISIFLFIVLFLIFRNQRSLEKDNKKLEKRVHEVVSSLREKDQILFQQSKLAQMGEMIGNIAHQWRQPLNSLGLLIQKIEIKYHTNSLDKESLEDIVTRSKLLTNNMSETIDDFMNFFNPGLNDETFFIDDILNKALNLFDSKDMKCEIKLINEVSSKKELSGSKNGLIQVILNLLTNACDSMKDKPFCQIDLIIKEDKNSIFIIVRDYGDGIKKEIFNRIFEPYFTTKFKSQGTGIGLYMSKMIIEQYMNGTLTVKNNKEGATFTIELKYK; from the coding sequence ATGAAAGAAAAATATATTAAATCAAATAGTTTTATTACTATTGCAGTATCAATTTCAATTGTTTTAGTTTTATCTCTTATAAGTTATAACTTTTTTATGCAAAACTTTGAGAGCATAGAAAAAGAACAAAATACTAAAAATATCTATTCTGCTTTAGATATTATGAACAAAAAGCTTTCTTATATGGAAGGTATAGTAAATGACTATGCTAAATGGGATGATACTTATAATTTTTTAAAAGACAAAAATGAAGAGTATATCTATGAAAATTTTAGAGAAGGTACAAATACTTTAGGTGACATAGGTCTAGATTTTGCAATATTTATTAATTTAGAAAATGAAATTTTCTATACTTCAAATGTAGAAAAAGAAGCTTATAAATTTGATGGAGCTTTTATTCAAAATATTTTAGAAAAATTTAAAGGGGAAGAAGATCTTACAACATTGTTTAAAAGTGGATCAAATAACTTTTATCTTATAAAAAAATATGTTTCAAATAGTGATGATACAGCTCCTAAAAATGGCTTTATTTATGCAGGTAAACTTGTATCTAAACCTACACTTACAAGTATAAAAAAAGTATTTCACCGAGTAAGTCTTGAAGATAGAGTTTATAAAGAAAATGATTTAGTTTTTGATTCAAAATATTTAAAAAATGTATCAGTTAAATCTTTAGAAAGTAAAAATTGTAATTGTCTTGAAAATGTAATTCAACTGTATGATAAGAATAAAAACTATGTTTTTTCTCTTATTACCCAATCTCAAAGAGATTTAATAAATAAAGGAAAAGAGACAATTCTTTATTACAATATTATTATCTCTATTTTTCTATTTATTGTACTGTTTTTAATTTTTAGAAATCAAAGAAGTTTAGAAAAAGATAATAAAAAATTAGAAAAAAGAGTTCATGAGGTTGTCTCTTCTTTAAGGGAAAAAGATCAAATCCTTTTTCAACAATCAAAATTAGCCCAAATGGGAGAAATGATAGGAAATATTGCTCATCAATGGAGACAGCCTTTAAACTCACTAGGTCTTTTAATTCAAAAAATTGAAATAAAATATCATACAAATAGTTTAGATAAAGAGAGTCTTGAAGATATTGTGACAAGAAGTAAACTTCTTACAAACAATATGTCAGAAACAATTGATGATTTTATGAACTTTTTTAATCCTGGATTAAATGATGAAACTTTTTTTATTGATGATATTTTAAATAAAGCATTAAATCTTTTTGATTCAAAAGATATGAAATGTGAGATAAAACTTATAAATGAAGTAAGTTCTAAAAAAGAGTTAAGTGGCTCTAAAAATGGACTTATTCAAGTGATTTTAAATCTTCTAACAAATGCTTGCGATAGTATGAAAGATAAACCATTTTGTCAAATTGATTTAATAATTAAAGAGGATAAAAATTCAATTTTTATAATAGTAAGAGATTATGGAGATGGAATAAAAAAAGAGATTTTTAATAGAATTTTTGAACCATATTTTACTACAAAGTTTAAATCACAAGGTACAGGGATAGGTTTATATATGTCTAAAATGATTATTGAACAATATATGAATGGTACCCTTACTGTAAAAAATAATAAAGAAGGAGCTACTTTTACTATAGAATTAAAGTATAAATAA
- a CDS encoding TonB-dependent receptor plug domain-containing protein, which yields MKREVVLSAITVLALSKSMYADTNLGEVLVTTATKTEKSIDGVTASILVITQEEIEKMGAESLKDIINKTAGLTVQYGTFPSASSKSKSSISIRGMSANGTLFLLDGRRLAGEVRNPYDLDRIPASSVERIEIVKGPMSSLYGADATGGIINIITKKPSSTPQIDINLRYGQNSKGNAKNKNASVSIRGTKDKFKYSIYANQTDTTPYTQKEKANVLVKQVGGPNSQTNQKPSNLTPATPSYALSNLNDIYKHDVTYREDSEITTVGGRFDYSLSDNSTIGFDFNFFEEDREGSYIGYFHPSNYKTPLGGKIPVFNIPVDSKDENERLDLGLDFESSLTKDLLLKLRVYNSSYEKRNSTTAVYYKELGYLSKKDSASNGMNANVDVRSYEAMLNYVLNNSHLLTVGTEYREEERDATVFDNTPKMTTKKVDYKSIYLQDEWQITETLNATLGTRYDEVSNADNKATFKIGVVNKFSDLANLRAIFAQGYRTPDLREMYINKQTPNGLQQGAQVVGYDLKPEFTNTYELGLSGRNSNFRYDIALFLNDIEDRISQVQRNGYYTFENINEAQTKGLELNLSYDILNNLSTNFNFMYLKTKDKSTDKDLEFNPDKTASISFSYSPIETLTLSPTLRYIGKQYYSENFKTLTTNSQTFVDFNLDYKIDKNFSLYAGANNIFDEKVDDVLGSNVGVFYFTGLRIKF from the coding sequence ATGAAAAGAGAAGTAGTATTATCAGCTATTACAGTTTTAGCTTTATCAAAGAGTATGTATGCAGATACAAATTTAGGAGAGGTTTTAGTTACAACAGCTACAAAAACAGAAAAATCAATTGATGGAGTGACTGCTTCAATTCTTGTAATTACTCAAGAAGAGATAGAGAAAATGGGAGCAGAGTCTTTAAAAGATATTATAAATAAAACGGCAGGACTTACAGTACAGTATGGAACTTTCCCTAGTGCTAGTTCAAAATCAAAATCTTCAATATCAATTAGAGGAATGAGTGCAAATGGTACTCTGTTTTTATTAGATGGAAGAAGATTAGCAGGAGAAGTTAGAAATCCTTATGACTTGGATAGAATTCCAGCAAGTTCAGTAGAAAGAATAGAGATAGTAAAAGGACCAATGTCTTCACTTTATGGAGCAGATGCTACAGGTGGAATTATAAATATTATTACAAAAAAACCAAGTTCTACACCACAAATAGATATTAATCTAAGATATGGACAAAACTCTAAAGGAAATGCAAAAAATAAAAATGCCTCAGTCTCAATTAGAGGAACAAAAGATAAATTTAAATATTCAATTTATGCAAATCAAACAGATACTACTCCTTATACTCAAAAAGAAAAAGCAAATGTCTTAGTAAAACAAGTAGGAGGACCAAACTCTCAAACAAATCAAAAACCAAGTAATTTGACACCTGCAACCCCTTCTTATGCACTTTCAAATTTAAATGATATTTATAAGCATGATGTTACATATAGAGAAGATAGTGAGATTACAACTGTAGGAGGAAGATTTGATTATAGCCTTTCTGATAATTCAACAATAGGTTTTGATTTTAACTTTTTTGAAGAAGATAGAGAAGGGTCATATATAGGTTATTTTCATCCTTCAAATTATAAAACACCTTTAGGTGGTAAGATACCAGTTTTTAATATTCCAGTAGACTCTAAAGATGAAAATGAGAGATTAGACTTAGGCTTAGATTTTGAAAGTTCTTTAACAAAGGATTTATTACTTAAATTAAGAGTATATAACTCTAGCTATGAAAAAAGAAATAGTACAACAGCAGTATATTATAAAGAATTAGGATATCTTTCAAAAAAAGATTCTGCAAGTAATGGAATGAATGCAAATGTAGATGTAAGAAGTTATGAAGCAATGTTAAATTATGTTTTAAATAATTCACATTTATTAACAGTAGGTACAGAGTATAGAGAAGAAGAAAGAGATGCAACTGTTTTTGATAATACACCTAAAATGACTACAAAAAAAGTTGACTATAAATCTATTTATTTACAAGATGAGTGGCAAATTACTGAAACTTTAAATGCAACTTTAGGTACAAGATATGATGAGGTATCAAATGCAGATAATAAAGCTACTTTTAAAATAGGAGTTGTAAATAAGTTTTCAGATTTAGCAAATCTTAGAGCAATTTTTGCACAAGGATATAGAACTCCTGACCTTCGAGAAATGTATATAAATAAACAAACTCCAAACGGTTTACAGCAAGGTGCACAAGTAGTAGGTTATGATTTAAAGCCAGAGTTTACAAATACATATGAACTAGGATTATCTGGTAGAAATTCTAATTTTAGATATGATATTGCACTATTTTTAAATGATATAGAAGATAGAATATCACAAGTTCAAAGAAATGGTTATTATACTTTTGAAAACATAAATGAAGCACAAACAAAGGGTTTAGAGTTAAATCTTTCATATGATATTTTAAATAATTTATCAACAAATTTTAATTTTATGTATTTAAAAACAAAAGATAAAAGTACTGATAAGGATTTAGAATTTAATCCTGATAAAACAGCTTCAATAAGTTTTTCATATTCACCAATTGAAACTTTAACTCTTTCTCCTACATTAAGATATATAGGTAAGCAATATTATAGTGAGAACTTTAAAACATTAACAACTAATTCTCAAACTTTTGTAGATTTTAATTTAGATTATAAAATAGATAAGAACTTTTCATTATATGCAGGAGCCAATAATATTTTTGATGAAAAAGTTGATGATGTTTTAGGTTCAAATGTAGGTGTGTTTTATTTTACGGGACTTAGAATAAAGTTTTAA
- a CDS encoding ABC transporter substrate-binding protein: MKKILLLSLLFIYSLYAKDGNKIVVAGPFASVSHPIIHMLKTDALKDLNKKIEFRLWKNPDELRALVLNSDIDFIALPTNVAANLHNKGIDIKLLNVSVWGILAMISRESNLKTLKDFKGKKIALPFRADMPDIIFQELAKQQGLDPKKDFEIQYVANPIDAMQMLILRRVNHALLAEPAISIALRKTDSFPIKVVAPDLYRSVDLQEEWGRVFNTKAKIPQAGIAFLGNTKGKEKLINRFLEEYRKSLIWYKNNPKEAATLVVKTLPMLEEKGLADSINHVTLEEVSAFSAKEELEFFFGVLKESNSKLIGGKLPTNDLYYNPNER; the protein is encoded by the coding sequence ATGAAAAAGATTTTATTACTTAGTTTACTATTTATATATTCTTTATATGCAAAAGATGGAAATAAAATAGTTGTGGCAGGTCCTTTTGCTTCAGTGTCTCATCCAATAATACATATGTTAAAAACTGATGCTTTAAAGGACTTAAATAAAAAAATAGAGTTTAGATTGTGGAAAAACCCAGATGAACTAAGAGCTTTAGTTTTAAATTCAGATATTGATTTTATAGCTCTTCCTACAAATGTAGCAGCAAATCTACATAATAAAGGAATTGATATAAAACTTTTAAATGTCTCTGTTTGGGGTATTTTAGCAATGATAAGTAGGGAGTCCAATTTAAAAACTCTAAAAGATTTTAAAGGAAAGAAAATAGCTCTTCCTTTTAGAGCAGATATGCCTGATATTATTTTTCAAGAATTAGCTAAACAACAGGGATTAGACCCAAAAAAAGATTTTGAAATTCAATATGTAGCAAACCCAATTGATGCAATGCAAATGTTGATATTAAGAAGAGTTAATCATGCTCTTTTAGCAGAACCAGCAATCTCCATTGCACTTAGAAAAACAGACTCTTTTCCAATAAAGGTCGTAGCACCAGATTTATATAGAAGTGTAGATTTACAAGAAGAGTGGGGTAGAGTTTTTAATACTAAAGCAAAAATACCCCAAGCAGGAATAGCTTTTTTAGGTAATACAAAAGGGAAAGAGAAACTTATAAATAGATTTTTAGAAGAGTATAGAAAGTCTTTGATTTGGTATAAAAACAATCCTAAAGAAGCAGCAACTTTAGTAGTAAAAACTCTTCCTATGTTAGAAGAAAAAGGTTTAGCTGATTCAATTAATCATGTGACTTTAGAAGAAGTATCTGCTTTTAGTGCAAAAGAAGAGTTAGAGTTTTTCTTTGGAGTATTAAAAGAGAGTAACTCAAAATTAATAGGTGGCAAACTGCCAACAAATGACTTATATTATAATCCCAATGAAAGGTAA